The Pseudomonas wenzhouensis genome has a segment encoding these proteins:
- a CDS encoding leucyl aminopeptidase: MEFLVKSTRAETLKTATLVVAIGEGRKLGDTAKAVDQASNGALSAVLKRGDIAGKPGQTLLLHSLPGLKAERVLLVGCGKGDLSDRQLRKLVASVHGVLKGLGGSDALLALGELKVKGRDTYGKTRLIIETLADGSYLFEQFKSQKADPRALKKITLVIDKAELADAERGLQHARAIAAGVAFTKDLGNLPPNLCHPSYLAEEAKTLGKAYKNLKVEILDEKKLKELGAGAFLAVAQGSEQPPRMIVMHYQGGKKDDKPFALVGKGITFDTGGISIKPAAGMDEMKYDMCGAASVLGTLKAVLELQLPINLVCLLACAENMPSGRATRPGDIVTTMSGQTVEILNTDAEGRLVLCDTLTYAERFKPQAVIDIATLTGACIVALGSNVSGLMGNNDALIKQILKAGESADDRAWQLPLYDEYQEQLDSPFADIANIGGPKAGTITAGCFLSRFAKNFHWAHLDIAGTAWISGGKDKGGTGRPVPLLTQYLLDRAKA, translated from the coding sequence ATGGAATTCCTCGTCAAAAGCACTCGTGCGGAAACCCTGAAAACCGCGACCCTGGTCGTTGCCATCGGCGAAGGTCGCAAGCTCGGCGACACCGCCAAGGCCGTCGACCAGGCCAGCAATGGCGCGCTCAGCGCTGTGCTCAAGCGCGGTGACATCGCCGGCAAGCCGGGCCAGACCCTGCTGCTGCACAGCCTGCCGGGGCTCAAGGCCGAGCGTGTGCTGCTGGTGGGCTGCGGCAAAGGTGATCTATCCGACCGCCAACTGCGCAAGTTGGTTGCAAGCGTGCATGGCGTGCTCAAAGGCCTGGGCGGCAGCGATGCCCTGCTCGCCCTGGGTGAACTCAAGGTCAAGGGCCGCGACACCTACGGCAAGACTCGTCTGATCATCGAAACCCTGGCCGACGGCAGCTACCTGTTCGAGCAGTTCAAGAGCCAGAAAGCCGACCCACGTGCCCTGAAGAAGATCACCCTGGTCATCGACAAGGCCGAGCTGGCCGATGCCGAACGCGGCCTGCAGCATGCCCGCGCCATCGCCGCGGGCGTCGCCTTCACCAAGGACCTGGGCAACCTGCCGCCCAACCTCTGCCACCCCAGCTACCTGGCCGAGGAGGCCAAGACCCTGGGCAAGGCCTACAAGAACCTCAAGGTCGAGATCCTCGACGAGAAGAAGCTCAAGGAACTCGGCGCCGGCGCCTTCCTCGCCGTCGCTCAGGGCAGCGAGCAGCCGCCACGGATGATCGTCATGCACTATCAGGGCGGCAAGAAGGACGACAAACCCTTCGCCCTGGTCGGCAAGGGCATCACCTTCGACACCGGCGGCATCAGCATCAAGCCGGCCGCCGGCATGGACGAGATGAAGTACGACATGTGCGGCGCCGCCAGCGTGCTCGGCACCCTCAAGGCCGTGCTCGAGCTGCAACTGCCGATCAACCTGGTGTGCCTGCTGGCCTGCGCCGAGAACATGCCCAGCGGCCGCGCCACCCGCCCCGGCGACATCGTCACCACCATGAGCGGGCAGACCGTGGAGATTCTCAACACCGACGCCGAAGGCCGTCTGGTGCTGTGCGACACCCTGACCTACGCCGAGCGCTTCAAACCGCAGGCGGTGATCGACATTGCCACCCTCACCGGCGCCTGCATCGTCGCCCTGGGCAGCAACGTCTCCGGCCTGATGGGCAACAACGACGCGCTGATCAAGCAGATTCTCAAGGCTGGCGAAAGCGCCGACGACCGCGCCTGGCAACTGCCGCTGTACGACGAGTACCAGGAGCAGTTGGACAGCCCCTTCGCCGACATCGCCAACATCGGCGGGCCGAAGGCCGGCACCATCACCGCGGGTTGCTTCCTGTCACGCTTTGCCAAGAACTTCCACTGGGCGCACCTGGATATCGCCGGCACCGCCTGGATCAGCGGCGGCAAGGACAAAGGCGGCACGGGTCGACCGGTGCCGCTGCTGACCCAGTACCTGCTGGATCGCGCCAAGGCCTGA
- a CDS encoding DNA polymerase III subunit chi has product MPKIEFYVLSSSDATGRLRAACQLALKAWSAGLPVFLRGSDEAQCGELDEMLWRFKAERFVPHDLHRDAPLSPVALGIDEAPSREQGVLINLGSSLSPHVERFSRIIEIVNQQPELLSACRENFRTYRQRGYDPQRVEL; this is encoded by the coding sequence ATGCCCAAAATCGAGTTCTACGTTCTCTCCTCCAGCGACGCCACAGGCCGCCTGCGCGCGGCCTGCCAACTGGCGCTCAAGGCCTGGAGCGCAGGCCTGCCGGTATTCTTGCGCGGCAGTGACGAAGCGCAGTGCGGCGAACTCGATGAGATGCTCTGGCGCTTCAAGGCCGAACGCTTCGTGCCACACGACCTGCACCGCGATGCGCCGCTGTCGCCCGTGGCGCTGGGTATCGACGAAGCGCCAAGCCGCGAACAGGGCGTGCTGATCAACCTCGGCAGCAGCCTGTCGCCGCATGTCGAGCGCTTTTCCCGCATCATCGAGATCGTCAATCAGCAGCCCGAGTTGCTGAGCGCCTGTCGCGAGAATTTCCGCACCTACCGCCAGCGCGGGTATGATCCGCAGCGCGTCGAACTTTAG
- a CDS encoding DNA polymerase III subunit chi, with protein sequence MDTPKPPQKPTQLLHDLESIRELLGDGSTEPPLLIDSLDPDSIPVLSDIVSAPPGPPPPFHATPTPKPTPAPQPAPSTLRERIEPRLHDSARDLQHVHGELRAAAQLILQDVIDDFVPQIEAELKRRLEARLPRLLPPRK encoded by the coding sequence ATGGACACCCCCAAGCCGCCACAAAAGCCCACTCAGTTGCTGCACGACCTGGAGTCGATACGCGAGCTGCTGGGTGATGGCAGCACTGAGCCGCCACTGCTGATCGACTCGCTCGACCCGGACAGCATCCCCGTGCTGTCCGATATCGTCAGCGCGCCGCCCGGCCCGCCGCCGCCCTTTCATGCCACGCCGACGCCCAAACCAACGCCAGCCCCGCAGCCAGCGCCAAGCACGCTGCGCGAGCGCATCGAACCGCGCCTGCATGACAGCGCCCGCGATCTGCAGCATGTGCATGGCGAGTTGCGCGCCGCTGCCCAGTTGATCCTGCAGGACGTGATTGACGACTTCGTGCCGCAGATCGAGGCTGAACTCAAGCGCCGCCTGGAAGCCCGCCTGCCGCGTCTGCTGCCGCCGCGCAAGTAA
- a CDS encoding valine--tRNA ligase, which yields MDKTYQPHAIETALYQNWETKGYFAPQGSGEPYTIMIPPPNVTGSLHMGHGFNNSIMDCLIRFRRMQGRNTLWQPGTDHAGIATQMVVERQLAADGIGRHDLGREKFLEKVWEWKEQSGGTITRQIRRLGSSVDWSRERFTMDEGLSEAVKEAFVRLHEDGLIYRGKRLVNWDTKFHTAISDLEVENHDEKGSLWNLRYPLADGKKTAEGLDYLIVATTRPETMLGDSAVAVHPEDERYKALIGSFVELPLLGRRIPIIADDYCDPEFGTGCVKITPAHDFNDYEVGKRHNLPLINIFDKNAAVLAQAQVFNLDGSVNEQVEANIPAQFAGLDRFEARKQIVAAFDAAGLLEKIEDHALKVPKGDRSGTVIEPWLTDQWYVSTKPLAEKAIAVVESGEIQFVPKQYENMYFSWMRDIQDWCISRQLWWGHRIPAWYDDAGNVYVGRDEAEVRAKHNLEGVALRQDEDVLDTWFSSGLWTFSTLGWPQQTDFLKTFHPTDVLVTGFDIIFFWVARMIMLSTHLTGQIPFKTVYVHGLVRDGQGQKMSKSKGNVLDPLDIVDGIDLESLLAKRTSGMMQPKLAEKIAKQTRAEFPDGIAAYGTDALRFTNLALASTGRDIKFDMGRVEGYRNFCNKLWNAANFVIENTDDKDTGIKGEAVELSPVDRWIISALQRTEADVTRHLDAFRFDLAAQTLYEFIWDEYCAWYLELVKPVLWDENAPIERQRGTRRTLVRVLEVILRLAHPFMPFITEEIWQRIKAQAGVQGETLMLQPWPVANESRIDAAAEGDIEWVKQLMLGVRQIRGEMKISMAKRIDIIVANASAEDLRRLADFEPLLSKLAKLESVRVLAAGEEAPMSATTLVGEMEVLVPMAGLIDKGAELARLDKEVARLEGEVKRVGGKLANEGFVAKAPAEVLEKERAKLAEAEQALAKMVEQRGKIAAL from the coding sequence ATGGACAAGACCTACCAGCCGCACGCCATTGAAACCGCCCTGTACCAGAACTGGGAAACCAAGGGCTATTTCGCCCCGCAAGGCTCGGGCGAGCCCTACACCATCATGATCCCGCCGCCGAACGTCACCGGCAGCTTGCATATGGGCCACGGCTTCAACAACTCGATCATGGACTGCCTGATCCGCTTCCGCCGCATGCAGGGCCGCAATACGCTGTGGCAGCCAGGCACCGACCACGCGGGTATCGCCACGCAGATGGTGGTCGAGCGTCAGTTGGCCGCCGACGGCATCGGTCGCCACGACCTGGGCCGCGAGAAATTCCTGGAGAAGGTCTGGGAGTGGAAGGAACAGTCCGGTGGCACCATCACCCGGCAGATCCGTCGCCTGGGCAGCTCGGTGGACTGGTCGCGCGAGCGCTTCACCATGGACGAAGGTTTGTCCGAAGCGGTCAAGGAAGCCTTCGTCCGCCTGCATGAAGACGGCCTGATCTATCGCGGCAAGCGCCTGGTCAACTGGGACACCAAGTTCCACACCGCCATCTCTGACCTGGAAGTGGAAAACCACGACGAGAAAGGCTCGCTGTGGAACCTGCGCTACCCGCTGGCCGACGGCAAGAAGACCGCCGAGGGCCTGGACTACCTGATCGTCGCCACCACCCGCCCGGAAACCATGCTCGGCGACAGCGCCGTGGCCGTGCACCCGGAAGACGAGCGCTACAAGGCACTGATCGGCAGCTTCGTCGAGCTGCCGCTGCTGGGCCGCCGTATCCCGATCATCGCCGATGACTACTGCGACCCCGAGTTCGGCACCGGCTGCGTGAAGATCACCCCGGCGCACGACTTCAACGACTACGAAGTGGGCAAGCGCCACAACCTGCCGCTGATCAACATCTTCGACAAGAACGCCGCCGTGCTGGCTCAGGCCCAGGTATTCAACCTCGATGGCAGCGTCAACGAGCAGGTCGAAGCCAACATTCCGGCGCAGTTCGCCGGGCTGGATCGCTTCGAGGCGCGCAAGCAGATCGTCGCCGCCTTCGACGCCGCCGGCCTGCTGGAGAAGATCGAAGACCACGCGCTGAAAGTGCCGAAGGGCGACCGTTCAGGCACCGTGATCGAGCCGTGGCTGACCGACCAATGGTACGTCTCCACCAAGCCGCTGGCCGAAAAGGCCATCGCCGTGGTCGAGAGTGGCGAAATCCAGTTCGTGCCCAAGCAGTACGAGAACATGTACTTCAGCTGGATGCGTGACATTCAGGACTGGTGCATCAGCCGTCAGCTATGGTGGGGCCACCGCATTCCGGCCTGGTACGACGACGCCGGCAACGTCTACGTCGGCCGCGACGAAGCGGAAGTGCGCGCCAAGCACAACCTCGAAGGCGTCGCCCTGCGCCAGGACGAAGACGTGCTCGACACCTGGTTCAGCTCCGGCCTGTGGACCTTCTCCACCCTCGGCTGGCCGCAGCAGACGGACTTCCTCAAGACCTTCCACCCCACCGACGTACTGGTCACCGGCTTCGACATCATCTTCTTCTGGGTCGCCCGGATGATCATGCTGTCGACTCACCTGACCGGGCAAATCCCGTTCAAGACCGTCTATGTGCACGGCCTGGTACGCGACGGCCAGGGGCAGAAGATGTCCAAGTCCAAGGGCAACGTGCTCGACCCGCTGGATATCGTCGACGGTATCGATCTGGAATCGCTGCTGGCCAAGCGCACCAGCGGCATGATGCAGCCCAAGCTGGCCGAGAAGATCGCCAAGCAGACCCGCGCCGAGTTCCCCGACGGCATCGCCGCCTACGGCACCGACGCCCTGCGCTTCACCAACCTGGCGCTGGCCTCCACCGGCCGCGACATCAAGTTCGACATGGGCCGCGTCGAGGGTTACCGCAACTTCTGCAACAAGCTGTGGAACGCCGCCAACTTCGTCATCGAGAACACCGATGACAAGGACACCGGTATCAAGGGCGAAGCCGTCGAGCTGTCGCCGGTAGACCGCTGGATCATCTCCGCCCTGCAGCGCACCGAGGCTGACGTCACCCGCCACCTCGACGCCTTCCGCTTCGACCTGGCGGCGCAAACCCTGTACGAGTTCATCTGGGACGAATACTGCGCCTGGTACCTGGAGCTGGTGAAACCCGTTCTGTGGGACGAAAACGCGCCGATCGAACGCCAGCGCGGCACCCGCCGCACCCTGGTGCGCGTGCTGGAAGTGATCCTGCGCCTGGCCCACCCGTTCATGCCGTTCATCACCGAAGAAATCTGGCAGCGCATCAAGGCCCAGGCTGGCGTGCAGGGTGAAACCCTGATGCTGCAACCCTGGCCGGTGGCCAACGAGAGCCGCATCGACGCCGCCGCCGAAGGTGACATCGAGTGGGTCAAGCAATTGATGCTCGGCGTACGGCAGATCCGTGGCGAGATGAAGATCTCCATGGCCAAGCGCATCGACATCATCGTTGCCAACGCTTCGGCCGAAGACCTGCGCCGCCTGGCCGACTTCGAGCCGCTGCTGAGCAAGCTGGCCAAACTCGAATCCGTGCGCGTACTGGCAGCCGGTGAAGAAGCGCCGATGTCCGCCACCACCCTGGTCGGCGAGATGGAAGTGCTGGTACCGATGGCCGGGCTGATCGACAAGGGCGCCGAACTGGCGCGCCTGGACAAGGAAGTTGCCCGCCTCGAAGGCGAGGTCAAGCGTGTTGGCGGCAAGCTGGCCAACGAAGGCTTCGTCGCCAAGGCGCCGGCCGAAGTGCTGGAGAAGGAGCGCGCCAAGCTGGCCGAGGCCGAACAAGCCCTGGCCAAGATGGTCGAGCAGCGCGGCAAGATCGCCGCACTCTAA
- the nhaC gene encoding Na+/H+ antiporter NhaC, with protein sequence MTARAPSLLDALLPIGVLVVLLSLSVYLFGDASSSGPNQIALMSAAFVAGLVGLKNGLRWTEIEEGILAGIHMAMKANLILLAVGALIGTWILAGTVPTMIWLGLKLISAEYFYLTSCLICALTALSIGSSWTVAGTLGIGLMGVAAGLGLDPAITAGAIISGAYFGDKLSPLSDTTNLAPAAAGADLFAHIRNMLRTTVPALLIALVIFFALGQQASAEHDTSRIVEVLGALEAQFNLGWHLLLPVAFLLLLAVRQWAAFPAVFLAALLGAVFAIVFQPDVMSRLADPAAGALAPLKTVWTALFAGYESASGNAELDGLLSKGGMASMLTTVWLIICAMCFGGVLERLGLLQRLLQSALRLVRSNSGLVASTITTTIGTNIITADQYIALVLPGRMYRAEYEKRGLAPTSLSRALEDGGTLTSVLVPWNTCGAYMAATLGVATLSYLPYCFFNLIMPVMAIALAYLLPPKPQTAV encoded by the coding sequence ATGACCGCCCGCGCCCCTTCCCTGCTCGACGCCTTGCTGCCTATTGGCGTGCTCGTCGTACTGCTCAGTCTCTCCGTTTACCTGTTCGGTGACGCCTCCTCCAGCGGCCCGAACCAGATCGCCCTGATGAGCGCCGCCTTCGTCGCCGGCCTGGTCGGCCTGAAGAATGGCCTGCGCTGGACCGAGATCGAGGAAGGCATCCTCGCCGGCATCCATATGGCGATGAAGGCCAACCTGATCCTGCTGGCGGTCGGTGCGCTGATCGGCACCTGGATTCTCGCCGGCACGGTGCCGACCATGATCTGGCTGGGCCTGAAGCTGATCAGCGCCGAGTACTTCTACCTCACCAGTTGCCTGATCTGCGCGCTCACCGCACTGTCCATCGGCAGCTCGTGGACGGTGGCCGGCACCCTCGGCATCGGCCTAATGGGCGTGGCGGCCGGGTTGGGCCTGGACCCGGCGATCACCGCCGGCGCGATCATTTCCGGCGCCTACTTCGGCGACAAGCTGTCGCCATTGTCGGACACCACCAACCTGGCCCCGGCCGCTGCCGGCGCCGATCTGTTCGCGCATATCCGCAACATGCTGCGCACCACCGTACCGGCGTTGCTGATCGCCCTGGTGATCTTCTTCGCCCTCGGCCAGCAGGCCAGCGCCGAACATGACACCAGCCGCATCGTCGAGGTGCTGGGCGCGCTGGAGGCACAGTTCAACCTCGGCTGGCACCTGCTGCTACCGGTAGCCTTCCTGCTGCTGCTCGCCGTGCGCCAGTGGGCGGCCTTCCCCGCGGTATTTCTCGCCGCCCTGCTCGGCGCGGTATTCGCCATCGTGTTCCAGCCCGACGTGATGAGCCGCCTGGCCGATCCGGCGGCCGGCGCACTGGCGCCACTGAAAACGGTATGGACTGCGCTGTTCGCCGGTTATGAATCGGCCAGCGGCAACGCCGAACTCGACGGCCTGCTGTCCAAGGGCGGCATGGCCAGCATGCTCACCACCGTCTGGCTGATCATCTGCGCCATGTGCTTCGGCGGCGTGCTGGAGCGCCTCGGCCTGCTGCAACGCCTGCTGCAAAGCGCCCTGCGCCTGGTGCGCAGCAACAGCGGCCTGGTCGCCAGCACCATCACCACCACCATCGGCACCAACATCATCACCGCCGACCAGTACATCGCCCTGGTGCTGCCGGGGCGCATGTACCGTGCCGAATACGAGAAGCGCGGGCTGGCACCGACCAGCCTGTCTCGCGCGCTGGAAGACGGCGGCACCCTGACCTCGGTGCTGGTACCGTGGAACACCTGCGGCGCCTACATGGCCGCGACTCTCGGCGTGGCTACGCTAAGCTACCTGCCGTACTGCTTCTTCAACCTGATCATGCCGGTTATGGCCATCGCCCTCGCCTATCTGCTGCCGCCCAAACCCCAGACTGCCGTTTGA
- the nhaD gene encoding sodium:proton antiporter NhaD — protein sequence MYALMALVFVLGYLCIALEHPLKIDKAASALLTAVIAWTLLVLGADSILPLLGTGTAGASTNTHHVVEELRHHLGEISEILFFLMGAMTIVELIDAHEGFKVITDRIRTHKRVHLLWLVGLITFFLSSALDNLATTIVMISLLRKLIADMHERWFYAGIVVIAANAGGAWSPIGDVTTTMLWIGNQVTATGIISKLFLPSLVCLLVPLLIMSFRLKGEVAEPRIKESAESRRDPTTSFERNLVFCLGLGALIFVPVFKTITHLPPYMGILFGLSLLWITTEIIHRSKNSEDKDPLSVVGVLRRIDITSVLFFLGILLAVSALSSAGHLIQVATLLKDSLGNVYSIAISIGMLSAVVDNVPMVAGAMKMYPLISPETLATAAAEELPWLRNFVVDGNFWEMLAYCAGTGGSCLIIGSAAGVAAMGMEKINFIWYLKKISGLAFIGYLAGAVTYMLMFAA from the coding sequence ATGTATGCGTTGATGGCACTCGTCTTCGTCCTCGGCTACCTGTGCATTGCACTCGAGCACCCGTTAAAGATCGACAAGGCAGCCTCCGCCCTGCTCACGGCCGTTATCGCCTGGACCCTGCTGGTTCTCGGCGCAGACAGCATCCTGCCTCTGCTCGGCACCGGTACGGCTGGCGCCAGCACCAACACCCATCATGTGGTCGAGGAACTGCGCCATCATCTCGGCGAGATTTCCGAGATCCTGTTCTTTCTCATGGGCGCGATGACCATCGTCGAGCTGATCGATGCCCACGAAGGTTTCAAGGTCATCACCGACCGCATCCGTACCCACAAACGCGTGCATCTGCTGTGGCTGGTGGGGTTGATCACCTTCTTCCTGTCCTCCGCGCTGGACAACCTGGCCACCACCATCGTGATGATCTCGCTGCTGCGCAAGCTGATCGCCGATATGCACGAGCGCTGGTTCTACGCCGGCATCGTGGTGATCGCCGCCAACGCCGGCGGTGCCTGGTCGCCGATTGGTGACGTCACCACCACCATGCTGTGGATTGGTAACCAGGTCACGGCCACCGGCATCATCTCCAAGCTGTTCCTGCCCAGCCTGGTCTGCCTGCTGGTGCCGCTGCTGATCATGAGCTTCCGTCTCAAGGGTGAAGTGGCTGAACCACGCATCAAGGAAAGCGCCGAGAGCCGTCGCGATCCGACCACATCCTTCGAACGTAACCTTGTGTTCTGCCTGGGCCTCGGTGCGCTGATCTTCGTGCCGGTGTTCAAGACCATCACTCATCTGCCGCCGTACATGGGCATCCTCTTCGGCCTCAGCCTGCTGTGGATCACCACCGAGATCATCCACCGCAGCAAGAACAGCGAAGACAAGGACCCGCTGTCGGTAGTGGGCGTATTGCGCCGTATCGACATCACCAGCGTGCTGTTCTTCCTCGGTATCCTGCTGGCGGTTTCCGCGCTGTCCAGCGCCGGGCACCTGATCCAGGTGGCGACCCTGCTCAAGGACAGCCTGGGTAACGTCTACAGCATCGCTATCTCCATCGGCATGCTGTCGGCCGTGGTGGACAACGTGCCGATGGTCGCCGGTGCCATGAAGATGTACCCGCTGATCAGCCCGGAAACCCTGGCCACGGCTGCGGCAGAAGAGCTGCCCTGGCTGCGCAACTTCGTGGTCGACGGCAACTTCTGGGAAATGCTCGCCTACTGCGCCGGTACCGGTGGTAGCTGCCTGATCATCGGTTCGGCCGCTGGCGTGGCCGCCATGGGCATGGAGAAGATCAACTTCATCTGGTACCTGAAGAAGATCAGCGGCCTGGCCTTCATCGGTTACCTGGCCGGTGCCGTCACCTATATGCTGATGTTCGCCGCCTGA
- a CDS encoding winged helix-turn-helix domain-containing protein: MQTSKTRTSFYRRLYVAWLIDSGQAVSVPALMDATGMPRRTAQDTLTALAELDIDCQFEQNAGERNNAGHYRIRDWGPIDPRWIAANLQQIKTTLGYP, from the coding sequence ATGCAGACGAGCAAGACCCGCACCAGCTTCTACCGTCGCCTCTACGTGGCCTGGCTGATCGACAGCGGCCAGGCCGTCAGCGTGCCGGCGCTGATGGACGCCACCGGCATGCCTCGGCGCACCGCGCAGGACACCCTCACCGCCCTGGCCGAACTGGACATCGACTGCCAGTTCGAACAAAACGCAGGCGAGCGTAACAATGCCGGCCACTACCGGATTCGCGACTGGGGGCCAATCGACCCACGCTGGATCGCCGCGAACCTGCAACAGATCAAGACCACACTGGGTTATCCCTGA